The DNA region TACAACAACAAAGACCAGAAATAGCACTGAAAATGTCAGATGTTTTGAATGTGGCACAAATGTCAGCTGAGTTCAGATCTACAAAGTGGAGGCACCCTTGGCTCACACGGAGAGCTCAAGGAATGAAGGAGTGCAAGTCTGCCACATGCCGGACAGCTGACTACAGGAAGgccaatcaaaatacaacatactgACGCAtacttttttaaacaacaaaacagcaacACAAATATGCTGAGTAGTCAagattacctgcttgtcttacaTCCAAATCCAGTTGCTCAGACATGGTGACTTGCAGCAGAGCAGACACAAAGTTAACCTGGGTTAACCTGGCCTGTGAACCAGAAACACACATTTGACTGAGATGAAACTGCACAAATATTTCTTTTGTAATTCTaagagaacaaaaaaaaaaaaaaaaaaaaaactttatgtaATGCCCCTTTCCTGTAATGAACAAATGAATCACTGATACCATGCTTTCATAAACGCTGTAAGAATTAAAGTGCCTCTAGTCTTGACTGGATGAGAGCACAAAACAATTACCACGAGCTGGAAGTGAAGTCATTCCAGACTACAGTGTCATGCATGTGAGCACTGCACTACTTATGCCAGTGCTAAAGAAAAACGCGGTGTAGGCCAGGCCAGTAGGTCTAAGAAAGGTACCTGGTACCAGAAATAGCCTATGAAAgagtacatttagaatacattttcttaacttgtgaaaagtaaacaaaacaatagtacATGTGCCAGTGTGCGATGTTGAGAGGTGCCTTCCAGGGAAAGGGATATAAAGGACAAATgtgacaatacaaataaacaaaaatatttaaaaatgctgaaaaaataaaataaagcaatgTTGATGCCATCTAAAAAGGTATGGCCAcatgtaaaagtaataaaacatgtcATGCGTAATCCAAAATCACTATAATGATATATGCGAGTGAGATATAACGGAGGCATTTCAGGTTATATTCAATAAGTTCGGAGGAGATAAACATGTTTACTTGAAGTATTGTCACAGTGACACGTGAACAGCTCATCCACAGCAGAAGGTTAGCTCGCCTCGTTTAGCTACACACGCTCAGTCCAGTTATAAATGTGGCTCTGGACACAGTCTCTCAATCAACCACACTCAAACTGAGACAAACACAGTAACAATAACGACAAGAACAAGTGTAAACTCTATcaggaaaaatgaaaaagtgcgCAATAGCCACATAAATGCCTGGCACACATCAGGCAGAGCGGGCTAACAGCTTTAGTGGCACAGCTGGCTCGGTGTGGGCTAACACAGCTGCTAAATCCTCACACTTTTAATATCACGGATGGAAAATAACACTAGGTCACTAAACGTGAGCTCCACATGTGACAGTGCAAGTAAAAAGCCAGTATTTCCACGCGTATCGAGTAACGGGACACATCGCAGGCTCGCATTGGGTAATGGAGCTCGCTCCATCTTGGTGTTGTGAACGGAGGCCGCGCTGAGACCGCGCCACTATTACCACGGTTACCCGCAGACTTTTACCTCGTTCAGCCGCCTCTCCGCGGCCTCACGCAGATTGGGGTCCATAGTGCCCCGAAGAGCCTCGACCAAAGCCCCAGCATCCATAACGACAACTCTGCTTACGACTCGGATTTAGTTTTTTAGATGTCCGTCAATTCCCAGTCACTGCGCACATGGACGCACAGCTCTCCGGTTACCCGGCGCGAAAGGAAGGAGCGGAGAAGTACCCGGATAGTTCAGCGCCACTTGTGCAACATGAACATCCGGCGGCGCGCAGGGCACTATGGGAGTTGTAGTCAAAATCTTTTAGTCCTATTTGTTTTCCCAATCCCACttgaaatatacattttagaCTATGTCACGTAAACCTCCAAGTTTCAGAAACAATGTTGAATGGACTATCCATTGTTCAATATAATTCATCACGTGGTGATTTAGTGTCATACTTATAATAATGACACAGTCCTCAACAGTTCGTGAGGATTTTATTTTCGTGCTTTCTAAACCATCTCCTATAGAAAGATTGTTTTTCCTCTAGGAGGCGCTGTTTCTATTGCCCGGACAtaaaggtgaaaggtcacgGCGTTTCGTCACAggactgtacaggagacactcGCCGGTTGTGGTTGATTCCTGTTACCGACTTTTAGGTCTCTGAGCTGATCTGAACCGAGAAAAATGGCCAAAAAGCGAAGAGAAAGACAAGAAATCGACGGGCTCTCCTCAACACAGGCGGAATCACACGAAGACACGAGTAAAACACAGATATTTAAAGGTAAAACACAGATATTCAGAGGTATGTCTATGCGACGCTCGTGGCTAAACAGAAGAAGACAACGACACTCCTTAGAAACAAACGTCTCAAAAGGATGTTAATGATTATTTCTAAGGTGCTCGTTGTTATAAGGGGACGTGGTCGTAGTTTTGTTGGATGGGTTCAAGATCGGGGGTCGCTGGCTTGCTGTAATGTTCAGACAGTTTAGTTAACGATGGGCAGAACTGACTGAATGTAGCTGACGACCTCCTCGAGTCACTGCTTGGTCATTTTCCACTGTAGTGTAAATACACATGGCAGGTCGGTGAGCAGAGGTCAAGCGCATGATTCATGAGACAGTTATCTTGATTAGTTATAAGTAGCAGTTCATTTTATATCAATTTATGATTTATGGATTTATGATAACTTAATGTTTCATTCCACAGAATCCCCCCAGCCTACTCAAGGGTCAGCGCGGATGTCACTTCTTATTCTGGCTTTTATCTTCACATGCTCTGCCTCGTTCATGTACCTGGTCTACAGACATTTTCCTGAGCTCTCTGAGTAAGATATGAAAGCCTATGTAATGTGTTACTTGTTCAGAAATCTAGTATTGCTTGTGTTACTTAATCGCTCATTTTGGGATGTCTTTCAGAGATGAAATGGAGAAAATCAAGATCCCTAAAGATATGGAAGATGCCAAAGCTTTGGGGACAGTACTGTCCAAATACAAAGATACATACTACACTCAAGTGTTGGTTGCATATTTTGCAACATATATTTTGTATCCTTTGAGCAACTACATATTCTCTCTGTATTGCAAAAGTAGTAAATTGACAAACTCATccaatctttaaaaaaataattgtttaaataattttaaactttatatgtttttatcatAAAGGTGATTTTTGATCCCATCTTGGCACAAAACCTGGATTTAGTGCATTACCACTGATATGAGAAAGTGAGAATATGAAGTTCTGTTTACACCTTGACATCAATCTTAGTCTTCAAACATTTGCGATCCCTGGATCAATTTTTCTGAGTATCCTGTCGGGATATCTCTATCCTTTTCCACTGGCCTTATTCTTGGTGTGCCTGGTAAGTTTAATGTACTTTATACATTAATACAGAATATGCAATATGAGCTGTGTCGTAAGAATCATGCATAGCTATGTATTGTTTCATTATTTACAGTAATATTATACCTTGGTCACTGCAATCCAGAGAAATGCATGTTTGTAGCTACATAAAATACTTTCAAGGTaattaatgtaatataataataataatgtgtattACTCTTCAGTGCTCTGGCC from Periophthalmus magnuspinnatus isolate fPerMag1 chromosome 3, fPerMag1.2.pri, whole genome shotgun sequence includes:
- the tmem41b gene encoding transmembrane protein 41B, giving the protein MAKKRRERQEIDGLSSTQAESHEDTSKTQIFKESPQPTQGSARMSLLILAFIFTCSASFMYLVYRHFPELSEDEMEKIKIPKDMEDAKALGTVLSKYKDTYYTQVLVAYFATYIFLQTFAIPGSIFLSILSGYLYPFPLALFLVCLCSGLGASFCYMLSYLVGRPMVYRYLTERAQKWSQQVDKHRDHLINYIIFLRITPFLPNWFINITSPVINVPLGVFFIGTFLGVAPPSFVAINAGTTLYKLTTAGEAVSWNSLAVLGILAVLSILPVCFQKKLQKKLE